One segment of Bradyrhizobium sp. CB2312 DNA contains the following:
- a CDS encoding MSMEG_0565 family glycosyltransferase — translation MSGGSSRLRIAILTHSTNPRGGVVHALALADALAHLGHRPVVHAPDPPGKGFFRRSVAETRSVPASPVSGDVVATVETRIADYVRHFGDVAKRQYDVFHAQDGISGNALAMLKQRGLIQRYVRTVHHIDAFKDERLRELDRRSIVHADGLFVVSRFWQEHLKAEMSRSAILVGNGVDTARYSPVSSPGDRLLRARLGLRAGPILLSIGGVEQRKNTLGILEAFRQVYAVHRSAQLVIAGGASLLDHGVYRQQFESRLRDAGLPVGAVIETGPLIDADMPSLFRLADVLLFPSLREGFGLAVLEAMASGAPAVVSHTAPFTEYLGPDDAAWCDPHHAGSIADATLSALAEPLRSRLIANGARVARHHDWSRTAMAHMATYQDMREVHYA, via the coding sequence ATGAGCGGCGGCTCGTCAAGACTTCGCATCGCGATCCTCACGCACTCGACAAATCCACGAGGTGGCGTGGTGCACGCGCTCGCGCTTGCGGACGCCCTGGCACATCTTGGACACCGGCCGGTCGTGCACGCCCCCGACCCGCCCGGCAAAGGCTTCTTCCGCCGCAGCGTCGCGGAGACGCGCTCCGTGCCCGCATCGCCCGTCTCGGGCGACGTCGTTGCGACGGTCGAAACGCGCATCGCCGACTATGTCCGGCATTTCGGCGATGTGGCCAAGCGGCAGTACGACGTCTTCCATGCCCAGGACGGCATCTCCGGCAATGCGCTTGCGATGCTGAAGCAGCGCGGCCTGATCCAACGCTATGTCCGCACCGTTCATCACATCGATGCATTCAAGGACGAACGGCTCCGCGAACTCGACCGTCGCTCGATCGTCCACGCTGACGGCCTGTTCGTCGTCAGCCGGTTCTGGCAGGAGCACTTGAAGGCGGAGATGTCCCGCTCTGCAATATTGGTCGGCAATGGCGTCGACACGGCGCGATATTCGCCTGTCTCGTCACCCGGTGATCGGCTCCTGCGCGCCCGGCTCGGCCTCCGCGCAGGCCCGATCCTGCTGTCGATCGGCGGCGTCGAGCAGCGCAAGAATACGCTGGGCATTCTCGAGGCGTTCCGGCAGGTGTACGCCGTACATCGATCCGCGCAGCTCGTCATCGCCGGCGGGGCTTCGCTGCTGGACCATGGTGTCTATCGGCAGCAGTTCGAGTCACGGCTGCGCGATGCGGGACTGCCTGTTGGTGCGGTGATCGAGACGGGGCCGCTGATCGATGCCGACATGCCATCGCTCTTTCGCCTCGCGGATGTCTTGTTGTTCCCGTCCTTGCGCGAGGGCTTTGGCCTGGCCGTGCTCGAAGCGATGGCCAGCGGCGCGCCGGCCGTGGTCTCGCATACCGCACCGTTCACGGAATATCTCGGTCCGGACGATGCTGCCTGGTGCGATCCGCATCACGCAGGCTCGATCGCGGATGCCACCCTCAGTGCCCTCGCCGAGCCCCTGCGCTCGCGCCTGATCGCGAACGGCGCGAGAGTCGCCCGGCACCATGACTGGAGTCGCACCGCCATGGCACACATGGCGACCTATCAGGATATGCGCGAGGTGCACTATGCCTGA
- a CDS encoding MSMEG_0570 family nitrogen starvation response protein — protein sequence MPEMRFHVRWPDERIEVCYSPSLVIKDHFVAGTTYALDDFRERSRVALTIAAERVREKYGFLCSRALGQLARIEATAVQFEATPDASVTIVSFEE from the coding sequence ATGCCTGAGATGCGCTTCCACGTGCGCTGGCCCGATGAGCGGATCGAGGTCTGCTATTCGCCCTCGCTGGTCATCAAGGATCATTTCGTCGCCGGCACGACCTACGCGCTCGACGACTTTCGCGAGCGAAGCCGCGTTGCGCTGACGATTGCGGCCGAGCGGGTCCGTGAGAAGTACGGCTTTCTCTGCTCGCGCGCGCTCGGGCAACTCGCACGGATCGAGGCGACCGCCGTGCAGTTCGAGGCCACGCCTGACGCTTCCGTCACCATCGTCTCGTTTGAAGAATAG
- a CDS encoding MSMEG_0569 family flavin-dependent oxidoreductase codes for MSDLHTHYPVVVIGGGQAGLAMSAQLKARGIAHVVLEKNTIAHSWKTQRWDAFCLVTPNWQCRLPGFPYAGSDPHGFMLRDEIVTYIEDFARHIDAPVREGVAVTRLRQSGRGFMLETTIGEIAADSVVLAVSGYHVPKVLPFAGRLDPSITQIHSSAYRNPDQLPPGEILVVGSGQSGCQIAEDLHLAGRKVHLAVGSAPRCPRFYRGRDAVDWLDDLGQYDLPVDKHSLKEGVRKNANHYLTGRDGGRDIDLRRFALEGMKLYGRLKDGHGTSLQLGDDLQVNLDNADRVYNGICRMIDEHIVKNRIAAPVTPHYEPVWSPTAAPTELDLAASGISSIVWTTGFRSDWSWVDLPMFDGTGYPTHKRGITSVDGAYVVGLPWLYTWGSGRFVGIGRDAEFVADHIKERSSASHADAYRAGRREFSQDAAREAV; via the coding sequence ATGTCCGACCTTCACACACACTATCCGGTCGTCGTGATCGGCGGCGGCCAGGCCGGCCTTGCCATGAGCGCGCAACTCAAGGCGCGCGGCATCGCCCATGTCGTGCTGGAAAAGAACACGATCGCGCATTCCTGGAAGACGCAGCGTTGGGACGCGTTTTGCCTCGTGACGCCGAACTGGCAATGCCGGCTTCCCGGCTTTCCTTACGCCGGCAGCGATCCACACGGCTTCATGCTGCGTGACGAGATCGTCACTTACATCGAGGATTTCGCCAGGCACATCGATGCGCCGGTCCGCGAGGGCGTTGCCGTCACACGCCTCAGGCAATCCGGTCGTGGCTTCATGCTCGAGACGACAATCGGCGAGATCGCTGCCGACAGCGTCGTGCTGGCCGTCAGCGGATATCACGTTCCGAAAGTGCTGCCGTTTGCGGGCCGGCTCGATCCGTCGATCACGCAGATCCACTCCTCAGCCTACCGCAATCCGGATCAGTTGCCGCCGGGCGAGATCCTCGTCGTTGGAAGCGGACAGTCGGGCTGCCAAATCGCCGAAGACCTGCATCTGGCCGGCCGCAAGGTGCATCTCGCCGTCGGCAGCGCGCCGCGGTGCCCGCGCTTCTATCGCGGCCGGGACGCCGTCGACTGGCTCGACGATCTCGGGCAGTACGACTTGCCCGTCGACAAGCATTCGCTAAAGGAAGGCGTTCGCAAGAATGCTAACCATTACCTGACCGGGCGGGACGGCGGCCGCGATATCGACCTGCGCAGGTTCGCGCTTGAGGGGATGAAGCTCTACGGTCGACTCAAGGACGGCCATGGGACGTCCTTGCAGCTTGGCGATGATCTCCAGGTCAATCTCGACAATGCCGACCGGGTCTACAACGGCATCTGCCGAATGATCGACGAGCACATCGTAAAGAACAGAATCGCCGCGCCCGTGACGCCTCACTATGAGCCCGTGTGGTCCCCCACTGCGGCGCCCACGGAGCTCGATCTCGCAGCGAGCGGCATCAGCAGCATCGTATGGACGACCGGCTTCCGGTCCGACTGGTCTTGGGTCGACCTGCCGATGTTCGATGGCACCGGTTATCCAACCCACAAGCGGGGCATCACGTCGGTCGACGGTGCCTATGTGGTCGGCCTGCCGTGGCTCTACACCTGGGGCTCGGGTCGGTTCGTCGGCATCGGTCGTGATGCAGAGTTCGTTGCAGACCATATCAAGGAGCGATCGAGCGCATCGCATGCCGACGCGTATCGAGCCGGCCGACGCGAGTTCTCGCAAGATGCCGCGCGAGAAGCTGTTTAG
- a CDS encoding ABC transporter substrate-binding protein, whose translation MRSSVLSGSFIASALALCLAAPAYAQSNDPIKIGVIAEVQSIAGAATPGGAQIAADEINAKGGILGRKVEIVTYDNKSSSADSVRAFQRAVSEDKVSAVIASYISEVVLALEPWAARLKMPLITPGAASNEITKAIHNDYEKNKYTFHGYLTSAAQAQLVCDAAKDLLVDKLKFKTVAIMSEDAAWTKPLDVGYEACLPKAGLKVVEHVRFSPDTTDFTPIFNNIESKKPDVIVTGISHVGVQPTVQWKNQQVPIPMFGISAQALSPTFWKDTNGAADGVPSLAVATPDVAVTSKTKPFAAAFKAKFGTPPAYTGYTAYDEVYFITEAIKRAGSTDPDKMVAELEKTDYEGTIGRIQFYGKDDEFTHGLKSGPGAVTGLVFQWQDQKQVVVWPEKIAEGKLKFPNFVKLSQ comes from the coding sequence ATGCGATCTTCAGTTCTCAGCGGCAGCTTCATCGCCTCGGCGCTGGCACTGTGCCTTGCCGCCCCCGCCTACGCGCAATCGAACGATCCGATCAAGATCGGCGTCATCGCCGAGGTGCAGTCGATCGCGGGCGCCGCAACCCCGGGCGGCGCGCAGATCGCCGCGGACGAGATCAACGCCAAGGGCGGCATCCTCGGCCGCAAGGTCGAGATCGTCACCTATGACAACAAGAGCTCCTCGGCCGACTCCGTGCGCGCCTTCCAGCGCGCAGTGAGCGAGGACAAGGTCTCGGCCGTGATCGCGAGCTACATCTCCGAGGTCGTTCTCGCGCTCGAGCCCTGGGCGGCGCGGCTGAAGATGCCGCTGATCACCCCGGGCGCCGCCTCGAACGAGATCACCAAGGCGATCCACAACGACTACGAGAAGAACAAATACACCTTCCACGGCTATCTGACCTCGGCAGCTCAAGCCCAGCTCGTCTGCGACGCCGCCAAGGACCTCCTCGTCGACAAGCTCAAGTTCAAGACGGTCGCGATCATGAGCGAGGACGCCGCCTGGACCAAGCCGCTCGACGTCGGCTACGAGGCCTGCCTGCCCAAGGCGGGCCTGAAGGTGGTCGAGCACGTCCGCTTCTCGCCCGACACCACCGACTTCACGCCGATCTTCAACAACATCGAGAGCAAGAAGCCCGACGTGATCGTGACAGGCATCTCGCATGTCGGCGTGCAGCCGACCGTGCAGTGGAAGAACCAGCAGGTCCCGATCCCGATGTTCGGCATCAGCGCGCAGGCGCTGAGCCCGACCTTCTGGAAGGACACCAATGGCGCCGCCGACGGTGTGCCGTCGCTCGCAGTGGCCACCCCGGACGTCGCCGTGACCTCCAAGACAAAACCGTTCGCGGCCGCCTTCAAGGCCAAGTTCGGCACGCCGCCGGCCTATACCGGCTACACCGCCTATGACGAGGTCTACTTCATCACGGAAGCGATCAAGCGCGCGGGCTCGACCGATCCCGACAAGATGGTGGCCGAGCTCGAGAAGACCGATTACGAGGGCACGATCGGCCGCATCCAGTTCTACGGCAAGGACGACGAGTTCACTCACGGCCTCAAGTCCGGCCCGGGCGCGGTGACCGGCCTCGTCTTCCAGTGGCAGGATCAGAAGCAGGTCGTGGTCTGGCCCGAGAAGATCGCGGAGGGCAAGCTGAAGTTTCCTAACTTCGTGAAGCTCTCGCAGTAA
- a CDS encoding ATP-binding cassette domain-containing protein, whose amino-acid sequence MDMRLSNRAVLEVHGLTKRFGGLTAVKNLGFEVSGGEIFGLIGPNGSGKSTAMKSVMGIERPTAGEVIFEGENVAGLPAHKIARKGFGMVFQHSRPLNRQTVLENIMVALLPDSLFMLFPDKALVERAKWIADRVGLGNVMNRRPPTLPFADLRRLELAKAIARDPKVVLVDEPFAGLTRAEVDIFSDLIRSFRDEGRAVMLVDHNVKSVAALVDRVLAMYLGEEIVTGKAEDVMRNETVRRVYLGGAIETHARPETSFKDKVPLLQVENVSVFYGKAQALENVSIHVHEGEFVSVVGLNGAGKTTLFNTISGFLPYTGEIVRGGDKLRGTSPAKIARSGLVQCPESRELFGEMSVRENLDLGGQHLSDDKRAAQLAWLFELFPILKERQGQMAQTLSGGEQQMLAIGRALMMQPQILILDEPTLGLAPVILEQLSKALTKLRQTTSITVLLGEQNVTFALPHADRVYVLEHARIVWEGDPGRFAAEAGADFL is encoded by the coding sequence ATGGATATGAGACTTTCAAACCGGGCCGTGCTCGAAGTTCACGGCCTCACAAAACGCTTCGGCGGACTGACGGCGGTCAAGAACCTCGGCTTCGAGGTCAGTGGCGGCGAGATCTTTGGCCTGATCGGGCCGAACGGCTCGGGCAAGTCGACCGCGATGAAGAGCGTGATGGGCATCGAGCGCCCGACCGCGGGCGAGGTGATCTTCGAGGGCGAGAACGTCGCCGGCCTGCCCGCGCACAAGATCGCGCGCAAGGGTTTTGGCATGGTGTTCCAGCACTCGCGGCCGCTGAACCGGCAGACGGTGCTGGAGAACATCATGGTGGCGCTGCTGCCGGACAGCCTGTTCATGCTGTTCCCGGACAAGGCGCTGGTCGAGCGCGCCAAATGGATCGCCGACCGCGTGGGCTTGGGCAACGTCATGAACCGCCGTCCGCCGACGCTGCCCTTTGCCGACCTGCGCAGGCTCGAGCTCGCCAAGGCCATCGCGCGCGATCCAAAAGTCGTGCTGGTGGACGAGCCCTTTGCCGGCCTGACGCGGGCCGAGGTCGACATCTTCTCTGACCTGATCCGCAGCTTTCGCGACGAGGGCCGCGCCGTGATGCTGGTCGACCACAACGTCAAGAGCGTCGCAGCGCTGGTCGACCGCGTGCTCGCGATGTATCTCGGCGAGGAGATCGTCACCGGCAAGGCCGAGGACGTCATGCGAAACGAGACCGTGCGCCGGGTCTATCTCGGTGGCGCCATCGAGACCCATGCGCGGCCCGAGACCAGCTTCAAGGACAAGGTGCCGCTGCTCCAGGTCGAGAATGTCAGCGTGTTCTATGGCAAGGCGCAGGCGCTGGAGAACGTCTCGATCCACGTCCACGAGGGCGAGTTCGTCTCCGTTGTCGGCCTCAACGGCGCCGGCAAGACCACGCTGTTCAACACCATCTCCGGCTTCCTACCCTACACCGGCGAGATCGTGCGCGGCGGCGACAAGCTGCGCGGTACGTCTCCTGCCAAGATCGCTCGCAGCGGCCTTGTGCAGTGCCCGGAATCGCGCGAGCTGTTCGGCGAGATGAGCGTGCGGGAGAATCTCGATCTCGGCGGGCAGCATCTTTCCGACGACAAGCGCGCCGCGCAGCTCGCCTGGCTGTTCGAGCTGTTCCCGATCCTCAAGGAACGCCAGGGCCAGATGGCGCAGACGCTCTCCGGCGGCGAGCAGCAGATGCTCGCGATCGGCCGCGCGCTGATGATGCAGCCGCAGATCCTGATCCTGGACGAGCCGACGCTGGGCCTTGCGCCCGTCATCCTCGAGCAATTGTCCAAGGCCCTGACGAAGTTGCGGCAGACAACGTCGATCACGGTGCTGCTCGGCGAGCAGAACGTGACCTTCGCGCTGCCGCATGCCGATCGCGTCTACGTGCTGGAGCATGCCCGGATCGTCTGGGAAGGCGATCCCGGCCGCTTCGCGGCGGAGGCCGGCGCCGATTTTCTGTAA
- a CDS encoding branched-chain amino acid ABC transporter permease codes for MSTFFTSRLFFVSLALVIIAATLPLYVSGYVLGLLTVAFYFGVFAMAWDLLFGFAGEVNFGPTFLIGVGAYTAGILNNQFGWSVYLCIVLGALASVIAGLVLALPALRVRGPYFGLTTLVAVLMLQNFIVVFADLTGGEIGLTIPDVITINAGANYWIALGFMTISAAILYGLSQSPVGLVLQASGQDPVQAGALGFNIVKHKLAAFIVSAFFSGLSGALLVFYFGTASVGTVVDVAVGVNVIVSAVLGGRRTVLGAALGAIFLIVAGEFLRPTGELATFIVSAVALLVVLFFPGGFLGAALSREARS; via the coding sequence ATGTCCACCTTCTTCACCTCGCGGCTGTTCTTCGTCTCGCTGGCCCTCGTCATCATCGCGGCGACGCTGCCGCTCTATGTCTCCGGCTATGTGCTCGGCCTGCTCACCGTCGCGTTCTATTTCGGCGTGTTCGCGATGGCCTGGGATTTGCTGTTCGGCTTCGCCGGGGAGGTCAATTTCGGCCCGACCTTCCTGATTGGCGTCGGCGCCTACACCGCCGGCATCTTGAACAACCAGTTCGGCTGGTCGGTCTATCTCTGCATCGTGCTCGGGGCGCTCGCCTCGGTCATCGCCGGCCTTGTGCTGGCGCTACCGGCGCTGCGGGTGCGCGGGCCCTATTTCGGCCTGACCACGCTGGTCGCGGTCTTGATGCTGCAAAACTTTATCGTCGTGTTCGCCGATCTCACCGGCGGCGAGATCGGCCTGACCATCCCCGATGTCATCACCATCAATGCCGGCGCCAATTACTGGATCGCGCTTGGATTCATGACGATCTCGGCGGCGATCCTCTATGGCCTGTCGCAATCGCCTGTTGGACTCGTGCTGCAGGCGAGCGGCCAGGATCCGGTGCAGGCCGGCGCGCTCGGCTTCAACATCGTCAAGCACAAGCTCGCCGCCTTCATCGTCTCGGCGTTCTTCTCGGGGCTATCAGGGGCACTGCTGGTGTTCTACTTCGGCACCGCCTCGGTCGGCACCGTCGTCGACGTCGCGGTCGGCGTGAACGTCATCGTCTCGGCCGTGCTCGGCGGCCGGCGCACCGTGCTCGGCGCGGCGCTGGGCGCGATCTTCCTGATCGTCGCCGGCGAATTCCTGCGGCCCACGGGAGAGCTGGCGACCTTCATCGTCTCGGCGGTCGCCCTCCTCGTCGTGCTGTTCTTCCCCGGCGGCTTCCTCGGAGCGGCCCTCTCGCGCGAGGCTCGTTCGTGA
- a CDS encoding branched-chain amino acid ABC transporter permease, with amino-acid sequence MRVFQILIDGFAISALYALGATGFTLIFGVSGVLNLSHGAIMVAAAVAAWAAASILGVGTYAGALIGVAVALVTAFATYFAVVKPIQDSRRIPNEEKEIFVLTGTLLWGIMIQELIAYFFTNNAKTVLPIVEGVVEILGVRTPRNEIFTAIVCCLVIALLWLLVNRTRTGKAVLAASMNPRGVTLLGLELTNIYIVVWAIYGILAGIAGVLLGMFLGVSSYSVGPLTASAFSIVVLGGLGSVSGSLIAAFVVGYLETITAYLVSPAYRTIPALLLLVFVMYIRPQGLLGRR; translated from the coding sequence ATGCGAGTTTTCCAGATCCTGATCGATGGCTTTGCCATCAGCGCTCTCTACGCTCTCGGTGCCACCGGCTTCACACTGATCTTCGGCGTCTCCGGCGTGCTCAACCTCTCCCACGGCGCCATCATGGTGGCCGCAGCGGTGGCAGCCTGGGCCGCCGCCAGCATCCTCGGCGTCGGCACCTATGCCGGCGCGCTGATTGGCGTCGCTGTCGCCCTCGTCACCGCCTTCGCCACTTATTTTGCGGTGGTGAAGCCGATCCAGGATTCACGTCGCATCCCGAATGAGGAGAAGGAGATCTTCGTCCTCACTGGCACGCTGCTCTGGGGCATCATGATCCAGGAGCTGATCGCCTATTTCTTCACCAACAACGCCAAAACGGTGCTGCCGATCGTCGAGGGCGTGGTCGAGATCCTCGGCGTGCGCACGCCGCGCAACGAGATCTTCACCGCCATCGTATGCTGCCTCGTCATCGCGCTGCTGTGGCTCCTGGTGAACCGCACCCGCACCGGCAAGGCGGTGCTGGCGGCCTCGATGAACCCGCGAGGCGTTACCCTGCTCGGGCTCGAGCTCACCAACATCTATATCGTGGTCTGGGCGATCTACGGCATCCTTGCCGGCATCGCCGGCGTGCTGCTCGGCATGTTCCTCGGCGTCAGCTCCTACAGCGTGGGACCGCTGACCGCGAGCGCGTTCTCGATCGTGGTGCTCGGCGGCCTCGGCAGCGTCTCCGGCTCGCTGATCGCGGCCTTCGTGGTCGGCTATCTCGAAACCATCACGGCCTATCTGGTCTCGCCGGCCTATCGCACCATCCCGGCGCTGCTGCTGCTCGTGTTCGTGATGTACATCCGGCCCCAGGGCCTCTTGGGGAGGCGCTGA
- a CDS encoding ABC transporter substrate-binding protein, with protein MTLGAAATGAVMAASGAALAADPLRIGVIAEAQAIAGASIPQAAQLAADEINASGGVDGRKIEIISYDNHSSSADSVRAFQRAVNEDKVNAVIASYISEVVLALEPWASRLKTPFVTPGAASNEISKSVHADYEKNKYTFHGYLTSAALALSVCDAAKDLLVDKMHMKSAVIMSEDAAWTKPLDIGYEECLPKIGLKVLDHIRFSPDTTDFTPIFNKIEGAKPDVIITGISHVGVQPTVQWKNQQVPIPMFGISSQATNETFGKDTNQAAEGVLYQGVSGPGVAVTPKSVPFAENFKKKFGNYPSYAGYTAYDEVYYIADAVKRAGSTEADKLVAALEKTDWEGTIGRVQFYGKDDPFTHSIKYGKGLITGLMLQWQDGKQSAVWPKDVAKVDVKFPSFIKLSN; from the coding sequence ATGACGCTTGGTGCGGCCGCGACGGGCGCGGTGATGGCAGCCTCAGGCGCAGCACTTGCAGCCGATCCGCTTCGGATCGGTGTGATCGCGGAAGCGCAGGCGATTGCCGGCGCCTCCATCCCGCAAGCGGCGCAGCTCGCCGCCGACGAGATCAACGCCAGCGGCGGCGTCGACGGCCGCAAGATCGAGATCATCTCTTACGACAATCACTCCTCCTCGGCCGATTCCGTGCGTGCATTCCAGCGCGCGGTGAACGAGGACAAGGTCAACGCGGTCATCGCCAGCTATATCAGCGAGGTGGTGCTGGCGCTGGAGCCCTGGGCGTCGCGGCTGAAGACGCCGTTCGTCACGCCGGGTGCTGCCTCCAACGAGATCAGCAAGAGCGTCCACGCCGATTACGAGAAGAATAAGTACACCTTCCACGGTTACCTGACCTCGGCCGCGCTGGCGCTTTCGGTCTGCGATGCCGCCAAGGATCTGCTCGTCGACAAGATGCACATGAAGTCGGCCGTCATCATGAGCGAGGACGCCGCCTGGACCAAGCCGCTCGACATCGGTTACGAGGAATGCCTGCCCAAGATCGGGCTGAAGGTGCTCGACCACATCCGCTTCTCGCCTGATACCACCGACTTCACGCCGATCTTCAACAAGATCGAAGGCGCCAAGCCCGACGTGATCATCACCGGCATCTCCCATGTCGGCGTGCAGCCGACGGTGCAGTGGAAGAATCAGCAGGTGCCGATCCCGATGTTCGGCATCTCCTCGCAGGCCACCAACGAGACCTTCGGCAAGGACACCAACCAGGCCGCCGAGGGCGTGCTCTATCAGGGCGTCTCGGGACCGGGCGTCGCGGTGACGCCGAAGTCGGTGCCGTTCGCCGAAAACTTCAAGAAGAAGTTCGGCAACTATCCCTCCTATGCCGGCTACACCGCCTATGATGAGGTCTACTACATCGCCGACGCGGTGAAGCGCGCCGGCTCGACCGAAGCCGACAAGTTGGTCGCGGCGCTGGAGAAGACCGACTGGGAAGGCACGATCGGCCGCGTCCAGTTCTACGGCAAGGACGATCCGTTCACCCACTCGATCAAATACGGCAAGGGCCTGATCACGGGCTTGATGCTGCAATGGCAGGACGGCAAGCAGAGCGCGGTCTGGCCCAAGGACGTCGCCAAGGTCGACGTCAAGTTCCCGAGCTTCATCAAGCTCTCGAACTAG